The DNA segment GAACCAGTCCATGTAGGCGGGGCCCTCGGGCTGGCGCTCGGGGTAGGTGAAGGAGGCGCCGTAGGCGATGCCGTCGATCACGAAGCCACCGTTCGCGGCGTAGACCATGTCGGGCAGGCCGGCCTCGGGCTCGATCAGCTGCACGTCGAAGCCGAGCTCGACGTAGGTGTCGTACAGCGTCTGCCACTGGCGCACGGCGAGCGCGGTGTCGGTCGGGACCTGCGGGTCCATCCACGGGTTGATGCGGTAGACGACGGTGAAGTGCTCGGGGCGGCACATCAGGATCGCCTTCGCGACGGGGATGCGGGTCGGGGCGGTGGCGAGCACGGCGGTATCGGTCATTCGAGTCCTCCTGCGAAAGGATGCGGATGAGCGGACCGGGTCCAGTGGCTCCGTCCCCGCGAGGCGGGTGGAGCACGCTCGCAGCCAGTCTCGCACGCGCGGATCCTGCGATTTCCGCCAGGAGACGCACGGAATCGCTCACTATCGCGGTCTCGCGCGCAGGATCGCGGCACTGCGGCGAGGACGCCTCCGAAGGGATGGACCGTCCGTCCGTGGCGCCGGCCGCGACGCACGGGGAGGGCGGGAGTCCTTCGACCACTCCCACGGACGTCGGATCTCCGTGGAAGAGACGCCCGCCCCCTGCTGGTCGAAGTCGCCGCGGCCCGGAGCCCGAGGTTCGCGCTGAGCGCCCTCCGGGTGCGGCCGTTAGCATTCGAGCATCGTGTCCGCCGCGGCCCGCCGCGCTCAACGGAAAGCCTCACCGTGACTCCTCGACGCCGCCGTCCGCCCGTGCCCGTCCTGGCGACCCGGTGACCTCCGGCACCGCGCCCCGCGCCCTCCTCCTCGGGATCGAGACCGGCGGCACCAAGGTCGTCGCCGCGGTCGCCGCGCGCGAGGACCCCGAGCGGATCCTCGCCACCACGACCCTGCCCACCCGCGGCCCCGCCGAGACCCTCGGCGACCTGGCCGCGTTCGCCCGCGATCACGGCGTCGAGGGGACGGTCGCCGCGATCGGCGTCGCCTCGTTCGGCCCGCTCGACATCGACCCCGCCTCCCCCGGCTACGGCCGACTCACCTCCACGCCCAAGCTCGGCTGGGAGGGCACCGACGTGCTGTCCCCGCTCGAGGCGGCGGCTCCCGGCGCGCGGACCGCGCTGGTGACCGACGTCAACGGCTCGGCCCTCGGCGAGGCGCGCTGGGGCGCCGGGCAGGGCGAGCCCGACTTCGTCTACCTCACCGTCGGCACCGGGGTCGGCGGCGGCCTCGTCGCGGGCGGCCATCTCCTCGCCGGCAGCGGCTGGCCCGAGGTGGCGCACGTGCTGCCCCGCCGGCACCCGGAGGACCGCTTCGAGGGCACCTGCCCGTTCCACGGCGACTGCCTCGAGGGGCTCGTCGCCGGCCCGGCGATCTCGGCGCGCTGGGGTGTGGACGGCTCGAGCCTCGGTGCGGAGGACGCGGCCGCGAACCTGCGCTTCAGCTCCTACTACCTCGCCCAGCTCGTGACGACGCTTGCCTACGTCGCGGGCGTCCGGCTCGCCATCGTCGGCGGCGGCGTCGCCAAGACGCCCGGCCTGCTCGCCGCCACCGAGGCCGAGGTGGAGCGCCTGATGGGCGCCCCCGGTGCGAACGGCACCGGCGCCGCCCACCTCCGCCTGGTCCCCCCGGCCCTCGGCGACGAGGCCGGCGTCCGCGGCGCCCTCTCCCTCGCGGAGTCCCTGCTCTGACCCCTCCCTGCTCCCCTCCGCGAGATGCCACTTGGGTACGCGACACGCCGACGAAGGCGTACCCAAGTGGCATCTCGCGGGAAGTGCGGAGGGGCTACAGGGCGTCGAGGTCGCGGAGGGCCGCCAGCGCACGGTCGAGGCGGGCGGGCTCGGGCTCGTCCCACCACTTCGGGCCGCGCTCGCCGAGGCCGTGCTTGGCCAGGCCGGTCCGCGTGCGGGCGGCGGCGACCGCGGCGTCGTCGCCGGCCTTCTTCGCCGTGCGCACGCCGGAGCGGCCGCGGCCGAGGTGCGACTTCAGCGCCGCGACGACGTCCTTGGGGAGGCTGGGGTCGGTCCGGCGCCAGCGGCGTCCGTCGACGACCAGCCAGCGCCCGTCGTCGGTGGGTCCGTCGGCGAGGGGCCCGTCATCGGAGCGCCCGTCAGCGGAGCGCCCGTCAGCGGCAGGCCCGTCAGCGGCAGGCCCGTCAGCGGCGGGTCCGTCGGCGCCAGGCTGATCGGTGCTCACGACGCGGCGTGCGCCAGAGCCGCGTAGGCGCGCTCGGGGCCGGTCGTCCCGGTGAGCGCCGCGGACAGCTCGTCCAGCCGCTCCCGCGCCGCGCCGTCCAGCGCGAGCATCCGCCGGGCCGCGTCCGCCAGCTCGGGCACCCCGGCCGCGTTCGGATCGAGCACCTCCGCGACCCCCGCGTCCTCCAGCGCCGCGGCCCCCGCGAACTGGTCCGTCGAGAACGGCAGCACGACCAGCGGCACCCCGGCCGACATCGACTCCGTCACGCTGTTGTTGCCGCCGTGCGTGACCGCCAGCGCGGCCCGGCCGAGCAGCGTCACCTGCGGCAGGAAGCCGCGGACCAGCCAGCCGGCGGGCACGTCGCCCAGGGCCGACGGATCGGTCGCGCCCGAGGCCAGCGCGACGCGCACCGGCCGCCCGTCGACGGAGACGCCGGCCAGCGCCGCGACGACCCGCGCGAGCACGTCGTCGCGCACCGAGAGGAAGCTGCCGAAGCTCACGTAGACGACCGGGTCGTCCGAGGCGGCCAGCCACTCCTCCACCTCGGCGTCGCGCGGCTCGCCGCGGACGGCCGAGCCGAGGAAGGCGTGCGGCGGGAGCTGCGCCGTCCGCGCCGCGTCGTGCAGCTCTCCGGGGTAGTTCAGCAGCAGCACGTCGCCGCTCTCGGCGAAGGCGTCGAGGCTGAGCGGCGCGGCCGGGTCGAGCGCGGTGAGCGCGGCGTTCCACTCCGCCGTGAAGGAGTCGCGGACCCGCTCGCAGAGCGCCCGCAGCCGCGCCAGGTCCTCGGCCGGCGGCTCGAAGGCGTCGGGCCAGACCGGCGGGAAGCCGTAGACCTCGCCCGGCACCGTCAGCGCGCTCGGGTGCCCGAGCACCACGTCGCCGTAGGGCACGCCGAGCGCCCGCAGCGCGACCCGCGCGGTGAAGGCGAGGTGGTCGACGACGATCGCGTCGGGCCGGACCTCGTCCAGGATCTCGCGCAGCCGCGCGGCGACGCCCGCCGGGTCCCAGAGCAGGTCGGTCAGCCGCTCGCCGGCCTGGTACTCGAGCGTCGGCACCATCCCGCGACGGGTCGCGTCGAAGAAGCCGCGGAGCGAGTCGCCCTCGTCGGGCGCCTGCTCCTCCGCCCGGATCGTGCCCGGGTTGGAGCCGCGGCCGAGCCGGAGCGGGACGTGCTCGAAGCCGAAGCCGTCGACGATGGAGCGCGTCGCGTCGCCGGTCGCGACCACGACGCGCTCCCCGGCCGCGCGCCAGGCGGTGCCGAGGGTCGCCAGCGGCAGCAGGTGCGAGGCGTAGTCGGGGCTGACGATCAGCAGGGTCACGAGGCGCCCAGCACGAGGTCCGAGCCGAGCGGGCGCTCCTGCTCCGCGGTCGCCCGCGCGTAGACGGCGGAGAGCGCGTGCGCCATCGCCTCGATCGTGTAGCGCTCGCGCACCATGGCGCGGCCGCGCTCGGCGGAGTACTCGGCGAGCGGACCGGCGGCGAGGTCGAGCGCGAGGCAGGCGGCGACGGCGAGCGCCTCCTGATCGGAGGTGTCGACGAGGAAGCCGGTCACGCCCTCCTCCACGTAGGTCGCCGGGCCGCCCGTGGCCGGAGCGACCACCGGCAGCCCCGCGGCGAGCGCCTCGAGCAGGGCGATGCCGAACTCCTCCTTGACGCTCGCGCAGACGTAGGCGCCGCCGGCGGCGGCGAGCCCGGGGCGGCCGTGACGCACGGCGCCCAGCCAGCGCGCGACGGTCCCGTTGGGGCGGTGCCCGGCGAGCAGCAGACCGCCCGCTGAGCCGGGTCGGGTGGCGACGGCGCGGATCCGGTCGAGCTGCTCCGTCTCGTCGGGGGTCGGCGCGTCGAGGTCGCCGCCGACGAGGAGGAGGTTCGCGCGGTCGCGCAGCGGCGAGCCGGCCCAGGCCTCGGCCAGCGTCGCCATCCCCTTCACCCGGTGCAGCCGCCCGACGCTGAGCAGCAGCGGCAGCCCGCGGCGCTCGGCCGGCAGCTCGGCGAGGAGCGCGTCGAGGGCGGAGAGGTCGTCGCTGGCGTCGAGAGCGACCGGCTCGCCGGCGGCGGCATCGCGCGCCGCCTCCTCGCCGCGCTCGACCAGGCGCACGTCGATCCCCTCGGGGACGATCGTGTGCCGCTCGGGGTGCGCGGTGATGTCGATGCCGAGCATGTCGCGCATCGTCTCGGCGAGCTCGGCACGCGGGAAGAGCACGGTGTGGGCGGCGTCGGCGGCGAGCCGCTGCACCAGGCGCACGCGGAACCAGAAGTGCTCGACGGCGTCGCGGTCGCCGAAGTCGGCGCGCGAGAGCGTGCCCGCCTCGTCGAGTCCGGCGATCAGGGCGTGCGGGTCGGGTGCGACGGTGAAGACGACGGGGATCTCCAGCTCGCGCGCGACGGCCGCCGCGGCGAGCGAGCCGACGTCGGCCATCCGCAGGTGCACGACGTCGACGCGGCCGGCCGCGCGGAGGTAGCGGCGGATCCCGCGCTCGGCGGCGATGCGCCGCGGCCAGGCGAGCGGCATCGGCACGGCGGCCCCCACGAACGGCACGGGCGCGAAGCCGTGGCCCGCGGCCGGCAGCTCGGCGAGCGCGCGCTCGGCCTCGGCCCAGGTGCCGCGGGAGAGGGTGAGGACGCGCTCGATGCAGTCCTCCTCCGTCAGCGCGTCGCCGAGGCGGACGAGGAGGGTGGCGATGCCGCCGTTGTCGCCCGCGCCGACGCGGGTGAGCGTCCCGTCGATGTCGGCGTGCACGAAGAGCTGCGCGACGGTGGGGCCGGCGTCGGCGACGGGAGCGATGGCGCGGTCGGCGAGGGCGACGCGCGCGACGGGACCGAGCGGCTCCGGCATCTCGCCGAGGCGAGCGAGCATCAGCGCGGCGTCGTCGGAGGGCCGCTCGCCGAGCGCGTCGGCGGCCGCGGCGCGCGCCTCGAACACCTCGCCCTCGTCGGCGGCGGTGTGCAGGAGGGTCCGCTCGGCGATCGCGCCGGGGACCAGGCCGATCGTCTCGACGTAGCGCGCGCGGACGTCGCGGTCGCGCTCGCCGATCAGCGCGCCCTCGAGCGCGAGCGCGACGAGGTCGGGGGTGGAGGACGCCCAGAGCAGCAGGGTGCGCTGCGCGAGCATGCCGGCGAAGCCGCCGTCGCGGACCATGCGCAGCAGCGGGCCGACCGCGGCCGGCCGGGGCAGGCGTCCGCCGAACGCCCAGGCGGCGTGCTCGCGGATGAAGGCGCGCTCGTCGGCGAGCAGCCGCAGCAGCGCGAGGTCGGCCTCCTCGTCGAAGACCTGCGCGAGCGAGTGCACCGCGGCGATGGCGGTGAGCTGGTCGGCGGGGTCGAGGGCCGCGCGGGTCAGCAGGCGGACCGCGCGTCCACCCCCGTCGCTCACGGCGGCGATCGTCAGGGCGTCGGCCGCCCGGATCGCCTCGAGGAGGGTGGGCGCTGCGCGCACGGCGTCGAGAACGGTCTGCGTGGCCACGGGATCACCTGGTCTGGTCGGAGCGGAGGAGGGCGCGCCTCGGAGACGGCCCCCACGAGCATGCCGCTCCCGACGCTGGGAAATCACTACTTGCGCCGAAACTCCCCCCGCGCTAGCTCCTCCTGTCAAGGGGGTACCACCCGCGACT comes from the Rathayibacter festucae DSM 15932 genome and includes:
- a CDS encoding ROK family protein, with the protein product MTSGTAPRALLLGIETGGTKVVAAVAAREDPERILATTTLPTRGPAETLGDLAAFARDHGVEGTVAAIGVASFGPLDIDPASPGYGRLTSTPKLGWEGTDVLSPLEAAAPGARTALVTDVNGSALGEARWGAGQGEPDFVYLTVGTGVGGGLVAGGHLLAGSGWPEVAHVLPRRHPEDRFEGTCPFHGDCLEGLVAGPAISARWGVDGSSLGAEDAAANLRFSSYYLAQLVTTLAYVAGVRLAIVGGGVAKTPGLLAATEAEVERLMGAPGANGTGAAHLRLVPPALGDEAGVRGALSLAESLL
- a CDS encoding glycosyltransferase; this translates as MATQTVLDAVRAAPTLLEAIRAADALTIAAVSDGGGRAVRLLTRAALDPADQLTAIAAVHSLAQVFDEEADLALLRLLADERAFIREHAAWAFGGRLPRPAAVGPLLRMVRDGGFAGMLAQRTLLLWASSTPDLVALALEGALIGERDRDVRARYVETIGLVPGAIAERTLLHTAADEGEVFEARAAAADALGERPSDDAALMLARLGEMPEPLGPVARVALADRAIAPVADAGPTVAQLFVHADIDGTLTRVGAGDNGGIATLLVRLGDALTEEDCIERVLTLSRGTWAEAERALAELPAAGHGFAPVPFVGAAVPMPLAWPRRIAAERGIRRYLRAAGRVDVVHLRMADVGSLAAAAVARELEIPVVFTVAPDPHALIAGLDEAGTLSRADFGDRDAVEHFWFRVRLVQRLAADAAHTVLFPRAELAETMRDMLGIDITAHPERHTIVPEGIDVRLVERGEEAARDAAAGEPVALDASDDLSALDALLAELPAERRGLPLLLSVGRLHRVKGMATLAEAWAGSPLRDRANLLLVGGDLDAPTPDETEQLDRIRAVATRPGSAGGLLLAGHRPNGTVARWLGAVRHGRPGLAAAGGAYVCASVKEEFGIALLEALAAGLPVVAPATGGPATYVEEGVTGFLVDTSDQEALAVAACLALDLAAGPLAEYSAERGRAMVRERYTIEAMAHALSAVYARATAEQERPLGSDLVLGAS
- a CDS encoding biopolymer transporter Tol, which codes for MVVDGRRWRRTDPSLPKDVVAALKSHLGRGRSGVRTAKKAGDDAAVAAARTRTGLAKHGLGERGPKWWDEPEPARLDRALAALRDLDAL
- a CDS encoding glycosyltransferase gives rise to the protein MTLLIVSPDYASHLLPLATLGTAWRAAGERVVVATGDATRSIVDGFGFEHVPLRLGRGSNPGTIRAEEQAPDEGDSLRGFFDATRRGMVPTLEYQAGERLTDLLWDPAGVAARLREILDEVRPDAIVVDHLAFTARVALRALGVPYGDVVLGHPSALTVPGEVYGFPPVWPDAFEPPAEDLARLRALCERVRDSFTAEWNAALTALDPAAPLSLDAFAESGDVLLLNYPGELHDAARTAQLPPHAFLGSAVRGEPRDAEVEEWLAASDDPVVYVSFGSFLSVRDDVLARVVAALAGVSVDGRPVRVALASGATDPSALGDVPAGWLVRGFLPQVTLLGRAALAVTHGGNNSVTESMSAGVPLVVLPFSTDQFAGAAALEDAGVAEVLDPNAAGVPELADAARRMLALDGAARERLDELSAALTGTTGPERAYAALAHAAS